In Anomalospiza imberbis isolate Cuckoo-Finch-1a 21T00152 chromosome 26, ASM3175350v1, whole genome shotgun sequence, the following proteins share a genomic window:
- the IKBKE gene encoding inhibitor of nuclear factor kappa-B kinase subunit epsilon yields the protein MQSTPNYLWSTEDLLGQGATASVYKARNKKSGELVAVKVFNNASYLRPQEVQMREFEMLRKLNHKNIVKLFAVEETGSSKQKVLVMEYCSSGSLLNVLEDPANAFGLAESEFLIVLQCVVAGMNHLRENGVVHRDIKPGNIMRLVGEDGQSIYKLTDFGAARELEDDEKFVSVYGTEEYLHPDVYERAVLRKPQQKAFGVTVDLWSIGVTFYHAATGSLPFVPFGGPRRNKEIMYKITTEKPPGAIAGIQRQENGNIEWSYELPITCRLSTGLKDQLIPILANILEVDQEKCWGFDQFFAGTNDILHRMVVDVFSLQQASSHRIYIHSYNTTTKFLEAVFKQTNIVPHHQEYFFEGHLYELDPNLQAHNFCKTTESSPLTLLSTSEQPEDVVGVRYRDPALEFPKFVPRVDVVADCSAAKSAVGAAHQTLRLGRALRRGRELLARGLHWVIGNLRTECCRILEQRRGAHSVLACLQLTQGKTHVLYEAVPAGSRGPAGVDVVKTRLQRVDEELSQCSHSIFDFQGALDGILAELVKDRQQGHEDKSIQQMECCLEKMQVIHKQFKKARTCLRLGYNEEQIHKLDKLNLGNLARRVLSIFQNDCVQQYQEALALHSSRMRKVCEIKKQLKRLSNRISACSVEMMECQDCLQGALDRLLQVEKWNLAPPAPSPVPLSQARQEMALRMQELLEQMRSVACDLQLNNSIIERLGGAAPTPSV from the exons ATGCAGAGCACCCCCAACTACCTGTGGAGCACCGAGGACCTCCTGGGCCAGGGGGCCACGGCCTCGGTCTACAAAGCTCGCAACAAG AAATCGGGGGAGCTGGTTGCCGTGAAGGTGTTTAACAATGCCAGCTACCTGCGGCCCCAGGAGGTGCAGATGAGAGAGTTCGAGATGCTGCGGAAGCTGAACCACAAAAATATTGTCAAATTATTTGCCGTGGAGGAGACA GGCAGCAGCAAGCAGAAGGTGCTGGTGATGGAATATTGCTCCAGTGGCAGCCTGCTGAACGTGCTGGAAGACCCAGCCAATGCCTTTGGCCTGGCTGAGTCCGAGTTCCTCATCGTGCTGCAGTGTGTGG TGGCAGGGATGAACCACCTCCGTGAGAACGGCGTCgtgcacagagacatcaaacccGGCAACATCATGAGACTGGTGGGAGAGGACGGGCAGAGCATCTACAAACTGACGGATTTCGGAGCCGCCCGGGAGCTGGAGGATGATGAAAAGTTTGTGTCTGTCTATGGGACAGAGGAGTATCTT CACCCCGACGTGTACGAGCGAGCCGTGCTGCGCAAGCCGCAGCAGAAGGCCTTTGGTGTCACCGTGGACCTCTGGAGCATTGGTGTCACCTTCTACCACGCTGCCACCGGCAGCCTGCCCTTCGTGCCCTTCGGGGGACCCCGCAGGAACAAGGAGATCAT GTACAAAATCACCACGGAGAAGCCTCCTGGGGCCAttgcagggatccagaggcaggaGAACGGGAACATCGAGTGGAGCTACGAGCTGCCCATCACCTGCCGCCTCTCCAC GGGGCTGAAGGACCAGCTGATCCCCATCTTGGCGAATATCCTGGAGGTGGATCAGGAGAAGTGCTGGGGATTCGACCAGTTTTTTGCAGGAACCAACGACATTTTGCACAGGATGGTGGTGGACGTGTTCTCCCTGCAGCAGGCGTCCTCCCATCGCATCTACATTCACTCCTACAACAC TACCACCAAGTTTTTAGAAGCCGTCTTCAAACAGACAAATATAGTCCCTCACCACcaagaatatttttttgaaGGACACCTGTATGAGCTGGATCCCAATCTACAAGCTCATAATTTCTGCAAAACCACAGAGAGCAGCCCCCTGACTTTGTTGAGCACCTCAGAGCAGCCCGAGGACGTGGTGGGGGTCCGGTACCGAGACC CGGCGCTGGAGTTCCCCAAGTTCGTGCCCAGGGTGGACGTGGTGGCCGACTGCAGTGCAGCCAAG AGTGCCGTGGGTGCCGCTCACCAGACGCTGCGCCTGGGGCGGGCTCTGCGGAGGGGCCgggagctgctggccagggGCCTCCACTGGGTGAT CGGGAACCTGAGGACGGAGTGCTGCAGGATTTtggagcagaggagaggggCTCACTCCGTGCTCGCCTGCCTGCAGCTCACCCAGGGGAAGACACACGTGCT GTACGAGGCcgtccctgcaggcagcaggggcCCAGCAGGGGTGGATGTGGTGAAGACAAGGCTGCAGAGG GTGGATGAGgagctctcccagtgctcccacagCATCTTTGACTTCCAGggggcactggatgggattttggcCGAGCTGGTGAAGGACAGGCAGCAAGGGCACGAAGACAAAAG CATCCAGCAGATggagtgctgcctggagaagatGCAGGTGATCCACAAGCAGTTCAAGAAGGCCAGGACGTGTCTGA GGCTGGGCTACAACGAGGAACAAATCCACAAGCTGGATAA GCTGAATTTGGGGAACCTGGCCAGGAGGGTTCTGTCCATTTTCCAGAACGACTGTGTCCAGCAGTACCAGGAGGCCCTGGcgctgcacagcagcaggatgag gAAAGTTTGTGAGataaagaagcagctgaagagGCTCAGCAACCGCATCAGTGCCTGCAGtgtggagatgatggagtgCCAGGACTGCCTGCAGGGC GCCCTGGACAGGCTTCTCCAGGTGGAGAAATGGAATTtggctcctcctgctccttcccccgTCCCCCTGAGCCAGGCCCGCCAGGAGATGGCTCTGCG gatgcaggagctgctggagcagatgaGGTCGGTCGCCTGCGATCTGCAGCTCAACAACAGCATCATCGAGCG